The Apium graveolens cultivar Ventura chromosome 3, ASM990537v1, whole genome shotgun sequence sequence TTTGACGAAAGATAAGTAATAACTTAAGGCGTTACAAAATACTACTATTAAATATCTTGCCTTGTTATCTTTTATCTCAGTGTTTTTTTTAGGTCCTCCGTCCTCTAAATATTTGCACCTATGTTGTATCACTCTCTGTCTCTTTTAGTTACTGGACCAAATATATCTTTGCCGCTGAACACTGGCTACTTGTTGATGCTTCTTTAACTTAATTATACTATGCTCTATAGTCTCATCTCTTCTGAGCATATGTCAGTCCCTAGTATGACAGGGTATATGTGAATGTATTTTGATGCTCGAGTCCTCCTTGGATCATCTCATAATACATAGTAGCCAAGTCACAACTGCATAGTTTTGGGACCTTTTATGTCGGCAATGACGGATACAGATAAATGTCTGCTACATACAATCATTCGTTTTTACTCCTTGAAATTGTAATTCTAAGATTTTTCAGCTGCGGCTATCAAAATATCTGCCATGACAGAACCATACATTGGCCCTAGGTTTTTTCAGATCATCATAGAACTTTTAGCTATATTACCTTGATTGTTCAGGACATCCCACGCCTTAAATTCTCTAGCATGTTAAATATTTGTACTCACGGTTCTATGATTAGGATGTATGTCTTTGTTTTGTAAAGTGACGCTTTGTACATGTTGGTGATCTCCCCACTCTTCCCACGGTCTTCATTTTGAACAGACTTGGAGAGTCGGCGTGTTATCCGCAGTCTTGGAGGAATGTAAAATTTCTAGATTGGCCTTTCTTAGAAAGAGAGGTGGTATAAGAAACTAGAAATGAAGCTAAAGCAATCCATTGAACAGCCTGAAAAGTTCCATGTGCTTTGACTAAGATTGCTAAGTAACTTTGCATATGTATGCTTTCTAGTATGCAAAGAGTGAAAAAATAACAGTGAGTATATTTAGGATTTCAAATCTTTTTCTTCAGTGTAAATTTAGTGACAAGAGTTTATCCGATTTTATAGGAAAAGAGCTTTTCATAAGGTTGCATGGAGAAGTAATATGATCTAGGATAGTAGAACTCTTCCACCAATTACTGTCCAGGGATAGTAGAACTTTTTCACCAATTAGTAGCTTTCAGGCGCAAATTTAGGTCATGCACTGTTTAGATCTTTATTGGCTTGTGATTATCTGTCGCTGATATTTTGTTAAAAATTTACTACATAATTTCCACAGTATATGAGAATCTTACTCTATTGCTTTGTTAACTTAAGGTTGTGTATCAGTATTTGGGGGATAAGTATATGCTATGTACTTGAAATCTTCCTGCTTGAATTTTGAAAGAGATATTATAATAAGACCTTAAGTCATAATTATTTGTCTTAGTTTATGTTAATATTTGTCCAAGATATACTTTGTTTATTTGAACTCAGCTATTTGTTTCAATTGCTAGATGAATCTGTAGAATTCAGGCCGAAGTCTATGGTTAAATATGAAGTTGAAGAAGAAGATGAAAGCACTAGCACCGAGGAGCAAGATGATCCCGCAACTCCCAGTGACATTTCTCACCCCTCTAATGAGGATGTTTCAGCAAGTGCCGGTGTCTCCAAATGGCAATTAAAAGGAAAAAGGAACAACCGAGCTCTTACCAAAAGATATGTGGATTTAAGCAATGAAAAGGTTTCCAGAGGATTCGACCAGGGAACAAAACTGAAAGGAAGGGGAAGCCATGCTGATCTAGTGGATAGCTTTGGTAAGAAATATGGAACCCGAATAGGTGGATATAGGTCTAGAGGCTTGGATGGTATCACCAGCAATATTACCAGCTCGGAGGAGCTTGCATGGAATGATCAACTCATGTCAAGAGGATACTGGGGGGACTCTATTGAGTATACTGATCCTGTTTTTCCTGGTCGTCGTTTTGGTGATAGGAGGAAGTGCATGCTGGTAGAAGTGGATCTGAAAGTCCAATCAAATTATCAAAGAGAGCATGTTCCTATGATTTCACTCATGAGCAAGTTGAATGGGCAGGCGATAGTGGGGCACCCCATTCAAGTTGAAACATTAGAAAATGGCTTAACGGAAGCTCTTGTGACTGCAGATGATGAACTTAACCAAGAATATGATACATCACTTCAGCCGGTATGGAGGACTGCCAGGAGGACAGCTAATTGCCGGGTTCCACGCTCACACACGTCAACTATGGATGGGGATGAAGGTTCTGATCATTTGCAACATGTATATGAGGACAGAATTATTCCATTAAACAAATCAAATGGGGGCCATTTTAGCAACAGGACGAGTTTGGCTAGAAAAGGCTCTACCTATGGTTCCCGTGCTTCTACCGACATAAAGTTTAAGAAGCCTGCAAAGAAGGCAGGTATAGCATCTAATCAGAAGACGAGAACACTTTCTTCGATTGCGACGCAGCAGAAACCAAACAATATTCTGAAACAGGGTTCCAACAGTCATCATGTGAATGGGCTTATCAAACCAGAAATGGCCCCCACTGCAGTCGCTTGTATCCCTATTAAGCTAGTATTCAGTAGGCTACATGAGGAGTTGAATGGCCGCCATCAATAAAACTTGGGGATCAGGGGAAGAAATACTTGGAAGCAATCAGATATAGCTACATGTAAATTGTAAGAGATCAATAATGTAATACTGACAATGCGtctaaaatttaattttttttcctcaTACCCTATAACTTGTATATGAGGGTGGAAATTCTTCAGACTAGCTGAATAACTGATGCAGGTAAAGCGGAGAAGAAAATGTACATCTGCCAACCCTTATTGTTGATCACATACTGTACATGTGCTCCTGAGGACGCCGAGGAAGAATTGTGAGCTGTGTGATTAAGTAAACAGATTAGACAGGTAGATAGTATGTTTCTGAAATGACAGACGGCTGTATATATGCATTTCTCTCTTGAGTTCATGTAGCTACGAA is a genomic window containing:
- the LOC141713050 gene encoding uncharacterized protein At1g51745-like isoform X2, which translates into the protein MGSSDTGTSTGVVDCSVGAIVWVRRRNGSWWPGKILGPEELSASHLMSPRSGTPVKLLGREDASVDWYNLEKSKRVKPFRCGEFDDCIDKAEASQGMPPKKREKYARREDAIIHALELEKLFLEKQYGKLGSSNYKSNIKKELATSAESMRQGNGKLAGPKSQQPSWILDLPHGGIISPHLHMQEVREERQLSADDDKADVLPRLRGLQDICLKTTSSKRGEEQTGEAGSAKRSKCVYQTKSSDSTDNTETHSEHMVVSASKLEENSNPPAALMKDNTSGSTEDTETDSDSSETDSLESDTDDEIDEISDESVEFRPKSMVKYEVEEEDESTSTEEQDDPATPSDISHPSNEDVSASAGVSKWQLKGKRNNRALTKRYVDLSNEKVSRGFDQGTKLKGRGSHADLVDSFGKKYGTRIGGYRSRGLDGITSNITSSEELAWNDQLMSRGYWGDSIEYTDPVFPGRRFGDRRKCMLVEVDLKVQSNYQREHVPMISLMSKLNGQAIVGHPIQVETLENGLTEALVTADDELNQEYDTSLQPVWRTARRTANCRVPRSHTSTMDGDEGSDHLQHVYEDRIIPLNKSNGGHFSNRTSLARKGSTYGSRASTDIKFKKPAKKAGIASNQKTRTLSSIATQQKPNNILKQGSNSHHVNGLIKPEMAPTAVACIPIKLVFSRLHEELNGRHQ